A segment of the Geoanaerobacter pelophilus genome:
CAGTCGGAAGTTAGGCGCAACCCAGAAAAGCTGCTTTCGGTATACCACGCATTCCTTGACAGGGTTTACTCGCTTATTGCCGACTATTTCCGCTCTCAACAAAAAGTTGGGGTTATGAGGGAGTTTGATGCCGATCTCGCCGCCAGGGCGTTTTATGGCATGATCTTCAGTTTTTTCAACACCGAAGAAATTCTCCAGCGCAAGCAATATCGCGATACTCCCCGCACTATGGCAATCACAACCTTTGTCGGGCTCTTTGCTCAAGGGGCTTCGGCATGAATTCGAGTTAAACTCAAACCGTCCCGATAAAGCGGGTCTACAAAGGAGGTACCAAAGTTTTCTGCAGGCAATTACTGAAGAGTGTTTTTTTTAACAACAAAAGGAGGATGGGCATGCAAATGAAGAGATTAAGTCTCATGGCCGCAGCAATTATCTCTGCAGCATTTATGCTGGGCGGATGTTCTGACGGCAAGGATGGCAGGAATGGCCTCAACGCCGGGCAGGGTACTGTCGATGCTTCGACGGTGGCTCCCGAAACCTTGGCTGCACTTCAGCTGACTGGGCAGGTAACAAGCGTTTCTATCAACAGTCCACCTGTTGTAAATTTCAGGATTACCGATTCTAATGGCAATCCGATTAAGGGCCTTGGGGTTGCAAGCCCGACCTCATCAACTAGTCTCAACTACCTGAGATTCACTGTTGCCAAGCTTGTTCCCGGCGCAACTACTCATGATCGCGACCAGTGGGTCAGTTACATGGTTACCTCGACCAGCAGGCCTACTACTGAAAACGTCGCAGCTAATCTTGTTGATAACGGTGATGGTAGCTATACCTACACTTTCGCCAAGAATATAACCGACCCAACTCAGACCAACAATGTTACCTACGAGCCGACTCTTACTCACCGCCTGGTGATCCAGGTTTCCGGCAGCGTACCGAACGCTTCGACTCCGATCTCGCTGGCAAAACCGACCAACATCATCTATGACTGGGTCCCGGCCGGTGGTGCAGTAAGCACCAAGCGTGAGATCACCACAACCGAGGCTTGCAATGAGTGTCACGACAAGATCGGCGTCACCACTCCCCATGGCGGCCGGATTGATACCCGTTACTGCGTGGTATGCCACAACGATCAGCGCAGAATCGGGCGGACAAATTTAGCGTCTGTTGCCGGTGCTTTCTCTGCAGCCACCTATATCGCTGATGGCGAAGTGCTCGGCGATTTTGTGACCATGGTGCACAAGATCCATATGGGGAACAAGCTTACCAAAACAGGCTATGATTATGCCGGTGTCACGTTCAATGATGTCGGTTATCCTCAGGACCAGAAAAACTGCCGCAAGTGCCACAAACTCTCTGCTGCCGCACCACAGGGCGACAACTGGAAAACCAAGCCGACCCGTGCTGCCTGCGGCGCCTGCCATGACAACGTCAATTTCGCTACCGGTGCCAATGCTTTGGCCGGTACCGGCACCCACGTTGCACATAGCGTACAGACAACCGACGCCAACTGCGCCGGCTGCCACAAGACTGAAGACATCGAGACTGCTCACCTGACTGATAATGCAACCCCGAACAATCCAAGTGTTCCTGCAGGTGCTGTCAACTTCACCTACGACATCAATACCGTATCGGTCAACGGCAGTAACCAGGCTGTTATCAAGTTCAGAATCCTGAGCGACGGCGGCACCGGCGCAGCACCGACTCCTGTAGTATTCACAGGGACCGGTTCTACTGCAACTACCCCACCGGCAAACGCGGTCATCAGCGGATTCTCCGGAAGCCCGGCCTTCCTTATGGCTTATTCGCTTTCCGGCACCAACCAGACAATAGGGTCATCTAACCATTATGACTTCAACAACTTCGGTATGGCAGCTGCTCAGCCGGCAAGCATCAGGATCGCCGAACTCCTGGCAGCAGGCAATACCAAAGGAACCATCTCTGGGCCGGATTCAAGCGGCTACTACACGGCAACCATTACAGCCGCTGCCTCCAACTTCCCAGCCGGCGCCAAGTTAAGAACTGTTGGCCTTCAGGCGTACTTCACCCAGGTAACTCCTGCAGTGGCTCGTCACACCAAGGCAGTTGTCAAGACTGTAACTGGCGATACTGCTCGCCGTACCGTTGTTGATAGCGATAAGTGCGCCAAGTGCCATGAGTGGTTCGAAGGTCATGGCGGCAATAGGGTTTACGAAATCGCCATCTGTACCTTGTGTCATGTACCGAACCTGAGCACCAGCGGCCGCGGCGCAAGCGTTGCCAATCTGGATGCAACTAATAACGCAGCATTGACAGCTGCCGGTTACAATGCAGCTGACCCGTCAACCTGGCCAGAGGCCTCCAACAACCTCAAGGATATGATCCACGGTATCCATGCTGGCAGCATGCGTGCGGCTGCAGGTAACCCATATCGCTTCGTTCGCGATCGTGGCACCAGCGGCGTCTTCTACTATGATTGGAGCGAAGTGGTATTCCCGGGCCAGCTGAACAACTGCGAAATGTGCCATAAGCCTGGCACCTACGGCACTGTATCCGCCAATGCCCTTGCTTCCACTAATGAAACTCTTGGTGCAGGAACCGTTGCACAAAACCGCGCTAGTCTCCCGAACGCAACTGACAAGGTGACAACTCCGCTTGCAGCTACATGCATCAGCTGCCACGGCTATGGCGGCGCAGTTACTGCAACCGCTCACATGAACTCCAATGGTGTTGCAGTCAATAACAATGTCCTGCGCAGCACTCTGGGCACTGCTTTTGACCAGTGTACTCTTTGCCACACTAATGACAAAGTTGCCGCACCATCTACAGTCCACAAACCGCAGTAGTAGTGATCTGCAGATGAAAAGGAAGGGGTCAGATTTTCTGACCCCTTCCGAAGTCATTATCTAAAATGACTTTGCAGGGATTACCCAATTGTTTGTTTAAAAGATTAATAGTGTAATTGAGAAATCCAGAAAGGAGGGAATCTCTTGGAGAGCCATCGCACTAGTAAAACACGACGTCCCTTGCCATTGGCGCTGCAAGCGGCGGGTGGCACCTTGGCCGCCTGTCTGTTGCTGGCCGCTGCTCCGGCCATGGCTGAAACAGTCGTTTCCGGGCAATCCGATACGATACTCCGTATAGGCAGAAACTCAGAAAAGAAACTGGAAGTTCCGGCGTATGAATACCTACGGCTTGGCATTTTGAGCAACGATAGCTACGGGGGGACACTCTCCGCCAACTTCGGCGGATGGGGCAGGGTCAACCTCGACGACAGGAGCAATCGCGACCGGAAATCGTATGAATCGGATCTGCAGTACGGATATATCAGTTATCAGGCCGCTAAAAACAACATAGTCGCTACAGCGGGGCGACAGTTCGTTACCGAAGGGGTTGCCTCCGACCGCCTTGACGGGATCTATCTCCGGAGCGACATCGCTGCCGGTTTTGCCGCCTCGGCCTTTGCCGGTAACCCGGTTATTTCTGAACCGAATTACCAGGGCGGCGACGTGATCTTCGGCGGCAGGGTTTCACACAGCATGTACAAGTACTACACCGTCGGTGTCAGCGCCCTGCGCTCGTCCGGCGAAACCAAGAACAATCGTGAAGAGTTGGGAGGCGATTTCTGGTTCCACCCGGCCAAGGAACTTGATGTGACTGGTCGGTCCACCTTTAATGCCCTTACCAACAACTGGATGGAACATGCCTATGCGGTATCTCTGGTGCCGAACGACATGTTCCGGGTCAGTGCCGACGTCTCGAAGATCAATTACAAGGATTACTTTGCCGGTCAGACCACGTCGGTTTTCAATTTCAGTCTTCCTGGGCGCGGTATCGACCCGAACGAGGAGCTGACGGCAGTAGGCGGCGTTGTTGCGCTCAACCCGACAAAGGAACTGTCGGTTTCGGTTGATATGAAGCATTACGACTACAAGGTAGCTCAACCGGCCAACTACTACGGCGCCAAGCTGGCTTACGCCAAACCGGAGTCGTATTCTGCCGGCGCGTCGATCCACCGGATGGACGGCAAGCAGAACAAACTCCGCTACACCGAATACCGGATTTATACCGCCAAGGAGTTTCATAACGCCGACGTATCGCTTGACCTGATCGACGTTCACTATGACAGCGCGGTCAACGGTGTCAGGGACGCATTTACCGCAACAGTCGGCGGCGGCTACAAGTTCAATGAAGCGCTGCGTCTTGGCGCAGACATCGATTACTCCAAGAATCCGGATTATGACAATGAGGTGAGGGCGCTTGTGAAACTGACCTATGCATTTGATATGAAATACGCTGGAGAAGGGAGGGCCAAATGAGAAACGGCAGATTTATTCTTCTAGTGGTTCTGTCCCTCCTGGCATCGCTCCTTTACGCCTGCGCCAGCCCCAGCATCGCCCGCAAGCACCCTGAGGCGGTCAAGGGAATGCCTGACTGCAACGAATGCCATAGCGACAGCTGGGGCGCAATGAACCACAAGGCGGTTGATTTCTACGCCAAGCACAAGTTCTATGCCAGCCAACCCAATGTCTGCATGGGGTGCCATACCCAGGCGTTCTGCTCCGACTGCCACGCGCACAAGGAGGAGATCAAGCCGAGCGACAAGTACAAGGATAATCCGGCGCGGGCTCTGCCACATCGCGGCGATTACCTGAGCCAGCACAAGATCGACGGCAGAATGAACCCGGCATCCTGCGTCAAATGCCATGGCCGGCAGAACAACGAGAGGTGCATAACATGTCACCGATAAAAGCGATTTCATCGATACGTGGATTGTTCTTTTTGTTGGCCTGCCTTGCTTTGACCGCCTGCGGTGATTCGAACTCCGAAAGGACCCTTGACCCAGTAACTGGCAAACACCCTGAGAATTGGGTGCTTGCCGGGCATAAGCCTGCAGCCCTGGCAAGTGGTGTCGAGGCTTGTTTTGAATGCCATGGTGAAAACGGCGCAGGCGGTGTAGCCAATATTGCCTGCTCTGATTGCCATATCGGCGGGCCTGAGCACAAACATCCCGTCGCGTGGGACAGTACTATTACCTTACATGGTCCATATGCCAACGCCAACGGTATTGAGTCTTGCCGGAACATCTATTGCCACGGCGCAAGGTGGGAAGGTGTTGTCGGAAGCGGCCAAGCTTGCTCTCTTTGCCACAACTAGTCATGCAAGAAAGCCGTGTTTAAGCAAAAAGCCCCGGAGAGATCCGGGGCTTTTTACGTTATGAAGGTGTAAGTTATTTCTCTCCGACGTAAACGGTCGCAATTCCAAAGGTAAGGTCGTGATGGCGGATGTTTCTAAACCCCGCCTTGGCCATCATTGCTTTGAACTCGTCGCGGGAGGGGAATTCCAGCACTGAATCCGGCAGGTACTGGTAGGCGCTTTGCTTGGAGAAGAGGCCACCGATCTTGGGAAGGATGGTCAGGAAATATAAGCGGTAAAGTCTTTCAAACAAGGGAGATGACGGCATCGAGAATTCGAGGATTACGGCCCGTCCGCCGGGCTTGAGGACCCGGTGCATCTCAGCAAGACCCTTGGGCCGGTCAACCACGTTGCGGATCCCGAAGGCTATGGTTGTCGCATCAAACTCCTGGTCAGCAAACGGCAGTGCTTCGCATGGGGCGATCTCAAAGGTGATCCGATCGGAGTGCGGAGATGCTGCTACCTTCTGTCGCCCGATCTCGACCATTTCCCGGCTGATGTCGGCGCCGACGATAGCCACATCTTTCGGCGTCCGCAGGGCAATTTCCAAGGCAATGTCACCGGTACCGGTGGCAATATCGAGCACTTTGCCGCCTGGCGAGGTTTTTATCTGAGATACGGCAAAGGTCCGCCAGCGGCGGTCGATGCCAAGTGATAGCAAACGGTTCAGCAGGTCGTAGCGCGGGGCGATGGTGTCGAACATCTCCCTGATACGTTCCCCTTTCTCCGATAATTTGTACATTGTCCCTACCTTTTCGCCACAAAAAATGGTATAACGAGCCACCTTCCGAACTGATTTATTACCACACAGCTTACAGCTTCGCCACTCAAATCGTCTCTGGAGGCAACTCTGCTCCCTTACATCAGGCCGCAGGACATAGCAGATATTATCATTATGAGTGTTCTTGTGTATCAGCTCTACAGCTGGTTCAAGAACACCAAGGCGTTACAGGTAGTGCTGGGGCTCGCATTTCTGGCGATTCTCTACATGGTCACGCGGACCCTCGGCCTGTTCATGACCAGCTGGATTCTCCAGGAGCTGGGGACCGTAGTCTTTGTGGTCATAATCGTGATTTTCCAGGTGGAGATCCGTCAGGCGCTGTACCGGTTCAGCCTGCTCCGCAATTTCTTCGGCCGCCAAGGCAATCTCCAGCAACTGGATCTGATGGAGATCTCTGCAGCTCTTTTTTCTCTGGCAGCGGAGCGCACCGGCGCTCTGGTGGTATTCCAGCGCCGCGAACCGATTGACGAGTACCTGCACCATGGCGTTCTTCTGGACAGCCTGGCCGGCGGCCAGCTGATCGCGACTATCTTCAAGAACGGCACCCCGCTGCACGATGGCGCGGTCCTGATAAAAGACGGCAGGGTCGCGCAGGCATCGTGTCATCTGCCGCTTTCTCTCAACTCTGACCTGCCGAGGCATTTTGGCACACGGCATCGGGCCGGCATCGGCCTTGTCGAGCGCTCCGACGCTGTTGCGGTCATGGTTTCAGAGGAGCGGGGCGAAGTAACTCTGGCCGTTTCCGGCGAGATCGAGAAGGTTGATTCGCCGGAGTCGCTTTCGGCACGGTTGACCGGGCTTTTGTCAGCGGCTTCGCCGATTGTGGAAAAAGAGACCGTCAAGGACCGGTTACTCAGGAACTTTTGGCCAAAGGTCGTGACGGTCGGGATTGTGCTGGTCTGCTGGCTGGTTATTGCGGTAAAGCAGGGGGGGGTTGTTTCGGTTACCGTGCCGATAAAGTTCCATAATCTCCCTGACGATGTGGTGTTGCTGAAAAGCGTGCCTGAGGATGTGGAGGTGCAGCTTAATGTGTTCTCCAACCTGATCCCGTCGCCACGACAGCTCGATATTGTTGCCGATATCAATTTGGCAAAGCTCCACGAAGGCACGAGTATGTTGCCGATTCGTACCGAGGACTTCAAATTGCCGCTGGGAGTTGTTGTTACTTCAGTAAAGCCGTCATCAGTGCGGATTCATGCCGACCGTAAGATACGCCGGGAGTTGCGCATCAAAACCAGGATTTTTGGCCGCCTGAACGGCAATTCTCGCGTGCGCCGGATAGCGGTGGAGCCCGAGATGGTTTCGGTCGAAGGGCCGGCATCGGTTGTCAGCCGTCTGGAAGCAGTGGAAACGGAGCCGCTGGATCTTGCTGCTGTCAGAAAAAACGAGGTAGTTGAAAGACCTCTGCAGAGACCGGCGCCAATGGTTAACGTGCTTTATGATGGGCAGGTCAAACTCCGTGTAATTACTAGTGAAAGGTAATTTTATTGTCTTCCGGGCTTGACATGAGAGGTATTTTGTTATATAAATTTTGGCGCTTGTGATTTATTTTAAAACAAAAAAAGGGGGAAGCATGCGGAACTGCCTACGAGTATTGATGCTCTGCATTTGCCTTGCAACAATTCCTTCTCTGTCACATGCAGCCAAAACCCACAAGGTCAAGAAAACCGAGACCCTCACTTCGCTCGCCCGGAAATACCATGTTTCCGTTGATGAGCTGAAAAGCGCCAATAATCTTGTCAGCGCCCAAGTCAAAAAGGGCGATATTCTGATCATCCCTCCGCGTAACCTGCAAGCTGATTCAAATGCCCCTGAAACCGAAAATCCGGCAACTTACAAAGTCAAGCGTGGTGATACCGTTGCTCGGATCGCCAAGAAAACCGGAGTTGCTGTTGCCGACCTGAAACGGCTCAATAATATCGGTAAAAAGCGCCTGAAGCTTGGTCAGGTCATAGCGCTGCGCGAGGTTGATGCCTCCAAGGAGGAGATTGCTGCCCCAAAGGTTGCAAAGCGTTATTCTCTGCGCTATTCGGAACTCCTGAGCGAGAAGGAATATGAACAAAGCCTGAGTGACCTTACAGAAGCCGATCCCAGCACCCCATCTGATATCCATAAGCCAATTGCCGAAGCGCAACTGGACAATGCCAAACAGCTAAAGAATGCCGCTTACGGTTTCCTGGGAACCCGTTACCGTTTTGGTGGTAATTCCCGGAGTGGTCTGGACTGCTCTGCTTTTGTTCAGCAGGTATTTCGGGAACTGGAAGTGTCTCTGCCCCGCAGTGCCAGAGAGCAGTTTGAAGTTGGCAGCCAGGTGC
Coding sequences within it:
- a CDS encoding OmcA/MtrC family decaheme c-type cytochrome → MQMKRLSLMAAAIISAAFMLGGCSDGKDGRNGLNAGQGTVDASTVAPETLAALQLTGQVTSVSINSPPVVNFRITDSNGNPIKGLGVASPTSSTSLNYLRFTVAKLVPGATTHDRDQWVSYMVTSTSRPTTENVAANLVDNGDGSYTYTFAKNITDPTQTNNVTYEPTLTHRLVIQVSGSVPNASTPISLAKPTNIIYDWVPAGGAVSTKREITTTEACNECHDKIGVTTPHGGRIDTRYCVVCHNDQRRIGRTNLASVAGAFSAATYIADGEVLGDFVTMVHKIHMGNKLTKTGYDYAGVTFNDVGYPQDQKNCRKCHKLSAAAPQGDNWKTKPTRAACGACHDNVNFATGANALAGTGTHVAHSVQTTDANCAGCHKTEDIETAHLTDNATPNNPSVPAGAVNFTYDINTVSVNGSNQAVIKFRILSDGGTGAAPTPVVFTGTGSTATTPPANAVISGFSGSPAFLMAYSLSGTNQTIGSSNHYDFNNFGMAAAQPASIRIAELLAAGNTKGTISGPDSSGYYTATITAAASNFPAGAKLRTVGLQAYFTQVTPAVARHTKAVVKTVTGDTARRTVVDSDKCAKCHEWFEGHGGNRVYEIAICTLCHVPNLSTSGRGASVANLDATNNAALTAAGYNAADPSTWPEASNNLKDMIHGIHAGSMRAAAGNPYRFVRDRGTSGVFYYDWSEVVFPGQLNNCEMCHKPGTYGTVSANALASTNETLGAGTVAQNRASLPNATDKVTTPLAATCISCHGYGGAVTATAHMNSNGVAVNNNVLRSTLGTAFDQCTLCHTNDKVAAPSTVHKPQ
- a CDS encoding cytochrome C is translated as MRNGRFILLVVLSLLASLLYACASPSIARKHPEAVKGMPDCNECHSDSWGAMNHKAVDFYAKHKFYASQPNVCMGCHTQAFCSDCHAHKEEIKPSDKYKDNPARALPHRGDYLSQHKIDGRMNPASCVKCHGRQNNERCITCHR
- the ubiE gene encoding bifunctional demethylmenaquinone methyltransferase/2-methoxy-6-polyprenyl-1,4-benzoquinol methylase UbiE encodes the protein MYKLSEKGERIREMFDTIAPRYDLLNRLLSLGIDRRWRTFAVSQIKTSPGGKVLDIATGTGDIALEIALRTPKDVAIVGADISREMVEIGRQKVAASPHSDRITFEIAPCEALPFADQEFDATTIAFGIRNVVDRPKGLAEMHRVLKPGGRAVILEFSMPSSPLFERLYRLYFLTILPKIGGLFSKQSAYQYLPDSVLEFPSRDEFKAMMAKAGFRNIRHHDLTFGIATVYVGEK
- the cdaA gene encoding diadenylate cyclase CdaA; protein product: MADIIIMSVLVYQLYSWFKNTKALQVVLGLAFLAILYMVTRTLGLFMTSWILQELGTVVFVVIIVIFQVEIRQALYRFSLLRNFFGRQGNLQQLDLMEISAALFSLAAERTGALVVFQRREPIDEYLHHGVLLDSLAGGQLIATIFKNGTPLHDGAVLIKDGRVAQASCHLPLSLNSDLPRHFGTRHRAGIGLVERSDAVAVMVSEERGEVTLAVSGEIEKVDSPESLSARLTGLLSAASPIVEKETVKDRLLRNFWPKVVTVGIVLVCWLVIAVKQGGVVSVTVPIKFHNLPDDVVLLKSVPEDVEVQLNVFSNLIPSPRQLDIVADINLAKLHEGTSMLPIRTEDFKLPLGVVVTSVKPSSVRIHADRKIRRELRIKTRIFGRLNGNSRVRRIAVEPEMVSVEGPASVVSRLEAVETEPLDLAAVRKNEVVERPLQRPAPMVNVLYDGQVKLRVITSER
- a CDS encoding C40 family peptidase; translated protein: MRNCLRVLMLCICLATIPSLSHAAKTHKVKKTETLTSLARKYHVSVDELKSANNLVSAQVKKGDILIIPPRNLQADSNAPETENPATYKVKRGDTVARIAKKTGVAVADLKRLNNIGKKRLKLGQVIALREVDASKEEIAAPKVAKRYSLRYSELLSEKEYEQSLSDLTEADPSTPSDIHKPIAEAQLDNAKQLKNAAYGFLGTRYRFGGNSRSGLDCSAFVQQVFRELEVSLPRSAREQFEVGSQVPLGDLKKGDLVFFRTYARYPSHVGIYLGGNRMIHASSRDRRVVISSLNSNYYRSRYLGAKRISKINPDLFRFDDLLSGIEEESADEADKNDTLNTLGLSLNN